The following proteins are co-located in the Silene latifolia isolate original U9 population chromosome 1, ASM4854445v1, whole genome shotgun sequence genome:
- the LOC141648161 gene encoding uncharacterized protein LOC141648161: MSFKFHPMSDQLKLSHHMFDYDLLLFSKDYVASIMVISISLATFFKASVLYLGIPINCGRIKKVDCQVLVEKLIAIIRDFGTKRHSYARGLVLVNSVFTAICSYWVNIFLIPKGVLNNIKAIYKNFWDGKIDYMRVPLVSWNKVCAPKKEDCLGIRDSYSWNVAVMGKLVRVSDKLVAGYSNEVWDLDKREVKWHKLIWTGWCILKHQFVGWLIAREALQVRDKLHHLGIVADATSLICGKDIEAPPHLFHEYKYSRNIFDMMNGNNISDLVRFYLLFNNKK; the protein is encoded by the exons ATGTCATTTAAATTTCATCCTATGAGTGATCAGTTGAAACTTTCACACCATATGTTTGATTATGATCTTTTATTGTTTAGTAAGGATTATGTGGCCTCAATTATGGTGATATCGATATCTCTTGCAACTTTTTTTAAAGCTTCTGTGCT ATATTTGGGAATTCCTATCAATTGTGGCAGAATAAAGAAGGTTGACTGTCAAGTTTTGGTGGAGAAGCTTATAGCCATAATTAGGGATTTTGGAACCAAGCGACATTCGTATGCTCGGGGACTTGTCCTGGTTAACTCTGTGTTTACAGCAATTTGTAGCTATTGGGTGAATATCTTTCTCATTCCAAAGGGTGTCTTGAATAATATAAAAGCCATTTACAAGAATTTTTGGGATGGGAAGATTGATTATATGAGAGTTCCTTTGGTGAGTTGGAATAAGGTTTGTGCCCCTAAAAAAGAAGATTGCCTGGGGATAAGGGATAGCTACTCTTGGAACGTTGCAGTTATGGGGAAGTTAGTCAG GGTTAGCGATAAATTAGTAGCTGGTTATAGTAATGAGGTGTGGGATTTGGATAAAAGG GAAGTTAAGTGGCATAAGCTTATTTGGACAGGCTGGTGTATTCTAAAGCACCAGTTTGTGGGATGGCTCATTGCTAGGGAAGCATTGCAGGTAAGGGATAAACTTCATCATCTTGGTATTGTTGCTGATGCTACTTCCTTGATTTGTGGGAAAGATATAGAAGCTCCCCCTCATCTCTTTCATGAGTATAAGTATAGTAGAAATATCTTTGATATGATGAATG GGAATAATATTAGTGATCTTGTGAGATTTTatcttttgttcaacaacaagaaGTAG